The following DNA comes from Sorex araneus isolate mSorAra2 chromosome 5, mSorAra2.pri, whole genome shotgun sequence.
CCCTTCCCTAGGACTGGGCTCCCTGGGGCGAAGATGCtttttttggagggttttttttttttggttagtttgtaacacccggcagtgctcaggagttgggtctggctcaggaatcactcctggcaattctcaggggaccagatggaatacTGGAGACCAAaccctgtcagctgcatgcaaagcaagctacccactgtactatcattctggccctgggGCGGAGATGCTTTTGGGGGCCCCTGGTACCTTtgtgaggggcaggtgagagggcAGAGAAACTCCTTCCTGTCCCAACAGCCGCTTCTCCTCCTCAGTCAGGAACAGCATTTGATGGGGCAGCTGTGAGCATAAAGGAAAGGAGGGGGTGGTCACAGCACCTCCTGCACCCAAGCTGCCTCATCTCCCCCCGAGGATCAGCTGCAGACTGAAGGGCAGGGACCTCAACTCAGGCTGTGGAGTCAGCCAGCAGGACTTCTGGGAACTAAGGAAGAAAGAGCCAGCCACAtggagcagatttttttttttaaaccagcaagttctttatttttctttttgggtcacacccagcagtgctcaggggttactcctggctctgcactaaggaattactcctggcagtgcttgggggaccatatgggatgctggggattaaacttgacttggccacatgcaaggcaaaccccctacacactgtactatcgctctggccccagtgtagAGCTTAAGGCACCATCCTGGCCCtgcacatggtcacctgagcactgaagggtgtgTCCCATGTCCCCCAAAAGCAGGAAAGAAGTGGTTTTCCATGTTCTTTGCCAGGAGTTAGGACCTATGTATCCTGAGCAAGCCTGGAAGGGCCTGTCTAGGCTACATATCTTATCGTGGGTAAATGACTCACTTTCCACTGTTAGCTTCCACTTGACCCAGGTGTTAGCCAGTACCCCACATGGAGCAGCTTGGAATGGTGACCTTCATGGTCTGAGCCCCATTTTTCAGCCTGAACCTTTGTCCCGTCTCAGGCAATGAATTCTCCTGATTTTAGAATGAAAACTTTTGGGGGGAGAGGCCACAcatgacagtgcccagggcttatttttgactgcactcagagatcattcctggtaggcctcaggggaccatatgtggtgccagggattgaacccgggttagccatgtgcaaaacaagcactttgcttgctgcattatcactctggccttccttccttttcttgatGCCCCATGCTTCAACAGTTTGGTGAAATTATTATAGGGGTGTTCCTCCCAATCCAATTAAAATTTGAGAATGAAGCCTTGTGCTgggcggaggtgggggtggggcgttgtttaaaaaacaaaagtgaggccagagagctggtacaggggtaaagtacttgcttgcatgcagctgacccaggtttcacatgtacgtcaggagtgatccatgagcacaaccTGGTGCAGCTCCAAAACAGCATTGCCAAGAAACCCCACAGACTCTAGGACTTTGTGATGTTTAGAAGCATCAGGCAAGTTTAGAATAGCAGACATTTTAAAAGTCCTTAAGCCTAAGATTCTGTGGTGCTTGGCTTCTGGTTACAGCTTCAGCTAGAGATTTGCAGGGAGAGTGCTGGGCCGTAGCTCCTGCAGCTCACTGGCAGAACACCTACTTTGCCTGTGTGCTCTGTCCCTGGACTGCATAGTTGTCCAAGCTGTTCTGCTCCAGGGCTATGCTGactgcagcctctgagcacctcagggtgtggcctcagactcaaaaaaaaaaaaaaaaattggggggacaGCCAGATACAacgggcaaggtgcttgccttgaacgcagcagaccctgtttccatccccagcagcacagagtcccctgagtcctcccaggagtaagtcctgagcacccccatgtatgccccttcccccaaaacaaaccaaataaacccAAAATGCTATTTATGGCAGCTCTAAATGCCTGGGACTCACTAGGACAGCAGGAGGCACAGGGACTAAGGTGCTTGATCTGGGTAGGATGTGAGTGCGAGTGTCCAGAGACAGCTGCTGGGCCGTGGAGGTGTCGACCGGGAATGCTGGGTTCCATCCATCCAAGGGCACAGAGGGCACTAACAGGAGAGACAGAGGATGTCCTGTGGCAGCCCGACCTGGGGAGTGGCACAGCTTGGGGAAGGGCCAAGGCTGGCATTTGCCTATGAAGAACACTGACCTAGCTGGATGGAGAGGACCCCTGCTGCCGGCCCCACTTCCCCCTGCGTCCGTTCCAGGGCCCCTGCCTCGTAGACAACCTCATAGAGGGCaggggagcccagggccagggtggcAGGGGGGCTGTCGGGACAGCCAGGGTCCTCCGAGACGCCGCTGTCACTGCCAGGAGAGGCTTCAGAGCAGTACACCTCATTGGGGTCGATGAAAAGCTTCAGGAGCTCATCGGGCTCACTCTCTCGAAGGCCCTGCAGAAAGAGTGCGTGTGCAGTGGACAGCACACCAGCCAGTGGACCCTtcgcacattcttttccagagaGAGAGGTTCAGTCTTTAGGTTTCCCTGTGTCCCTGGCCACCCCCCTAATGACCGTCACACTCACACAGCCAAGGCTCCCGCCAGAGCCCCAGCCTTGCAGCCCCTGTTCTTGCAGCCTATTTGCTGGGGGCTCGGGAGGGGGCCCGTGGATCCCCAGCTCCAGGAAAGCTCCTGGAGAGAAGGCATCTTCTGGAGGCTCCAGCCACACGTCCAGCAGGCCAGGGGCTCCCAAATCCATCCTGGGGAATGATTGCCAGGGTGGAGGGGTGTTgaggaagagctgcagaaagaGAATGTCCAACCCCTCGCCTCCCCCCTCCACAATCACTCCCCCCACCGTTCAACCATTTCTGGGTTCCTCCAATTCCTGCTTCCGGATTCCCCATTCCTCACCTGGTGATCAATCTTGTTTCCAGCGTTATCCCTACAGTCAGATCAAGGAGCCCTGCTGATCTTACGTGTTCCAGAAGAGTCCAGTCCtgcccagccagcctggcccaAACACTAcaccttttcttccttccaggATCTGCATCCTGGACCTGCGCTGCCAAGCCCCGCCTTAGCCTTCCCCGGGGGAAAGTGGGTTGCACCCAGTCCGCAGCCACGTAGGGGCGCCACATGTGGGAGGACTGGACTCTGGGTCTGAGCCTCCACAAACCAGACTCAGCAAACAGCTATACCCCGCCCTCTAACAACTAAATCTTCCTGCGGTGTGGAGCTGGGGTGAGTCCTCCCGGGAGAGGAGATGGCTGGGACCCAAGCACCAGAAGCTTGCCTACCCGCCCATGCCTGGAgcatcaattttgtttttttgttttgatgctaCACCTCTCCAGGCCCAAGGGCTACTGCTGCAGTAACTTCCGGGAGGTGCCGGGATCAGAACCGAGTTCTCGGATGCAAAGCATATTTGTGCTCCAGCCCACGggagctatctctctagtctggACTTCAgttttgtacttatttattttacgGTGCGGGATTGATTGGACTGCCTCGAATCTACATCTCCATCCCCAGGAGTTGCAGGGTGGGGTATGAATTTTATTAAAGGGAAACCAGGGCAGCGATGAACAGAGACCCAGGAACATAACATCACCC
Coding sequences within:
- the CREB3L4 gene encoding cyclic AMP-responsive element-binding protein 3-like protein 4; this encodes MDLGAPGLLDVWLEPPEDAFSPGAFLELGIHGPPPEPPANRLQEQGLQGWGSGGSLGCGLRESEPDELLKLFIDPNEVYCSEASPGSDSGVSEDPGCPDSPPATLALGSPALYEVVYEAGALERTQGEVGPAAGVLSIQLVPSVPLDGWNPAFPVDTSTAQQLSLDTRTHILPRSSTLVPVPPAVLLPHQMLFLTEEEKRLLGQEGVSLPSHLPLTKAEERVLKKVRRKIRNKQSAQDSRRRKKEYIDGLESRVAACSAQNQELQRKVQELERHNVSLLTQLRQLQLLIAQTSSKAAQTSTCVLILLFSLALIILPSFSPFQALPEAGPEGYQPRGVISRTILTHKDAAESVDTPALESRLAGLAKPKGANGSTRTEPDVVQRGGQAGARGRGRAAQHADEM